The Coffea eugenioides isolate CCC68of chromosome 8, Ceug_1.0, whole genome shotgun sequence genome has a segment encoding these proteins:
- the LOC113779992 gene encoding disease resistance protein RPM1-like: protein MDELGHMRAFLREAEAKEEDAQPRLQEWIKQVREAAYDTEDILDEFVARFARHRATGFYGSVRRIFSSIKNLRARRRVASEIQSIKSRIKSISEGHQRYQSEYGIPAQASNSLSVVNNTTWRHSRDDALLVEEAKLVGIDQPKKHLISQLLEGDDYQLKVVSVVGMGGLGKTTLVKRVHEDPEVRRHFPVRAWVTVSQTCDFQDLLKDLIRQLHVEGKKPVPQSIESMATTELKKFVKGFLQQAGRYAIVFDDVWDVEFWNTIKFVLTESSHGNCVMLTTRKADVASASCTESLGYIHRMEPLSFEDSWTLFCNKIFKGNSCPGHLMDVAKVILGKCEGLPLAILAISGLLALKDVNRIEEWEMVRRSLGGELEGTGKLDRVKKILSLSYSDLPWRLKTCLLYLSIYPEDYEIGCRRLINLWIAERFVEWREGRSIEDVARCYLSELVNRSLIQLTKVFYEGSPYTCRIHDLLREVILLKSMEQNMVTVTTGQPTMWPSDKVRRLVVHSSSSNNTQHHQQRRSYCFDHLRSFITVGSMNPLLSKPLLSDVLRSSKLLKVLDLVGQETQEEIPNEIFKMFHLNYLSLWGTRVERVPKAIGKLQHLEYLNLGDTGVRELPIEILKLQKLRVVRVYQQVDSLDDDYGYHGFKAPSNMGGLLALELLDCIDVSSGSRIIKEIGKLTQLRELYITKLRREDGKELCCSLANLTSLQRLSIASIGKGDDHVLIDLNHHHPSLSSSSSCSSSFLQSLHMLILYGRLEKMPQWVAHLHGLVRLDLNWSGLRGEEDPLESLQHLPNLSIINFCGSYLGEGLCFTAGGFLKLKRLHLKRMEGLRWMRVEEGALPRLQTLFLQQLPLLEELPLGIHYLSHLQRLSLYEMSSQLREKLLEDQKEESEDYRKIAHIPEILIGYYTDDRKWRRRSLWEEKKKKHNHS, encoded by the coding sequence ATGGATGAGTTGGGGCACATGAGAGCTTTCCTGAGAGAGGcagaagcaaaagaagaagatgCTCAACCCAGGCTCCAAGAATGGATCAAGCAAGTGCGAGAGGCTGCTTATGACACTGAAGACATTCTTGATGAATTTGTAGCTCGCTTTGCTCGGCATCGCGCAACAGGATTCTACGGCTCTGTTCGGAGAATTTTCAGCTCCATCAAGAATTTGAGAGCTCGTCGTCGAGTTGCTAGCGAAATACAAAGCATCAAGTCCAGAATCAAAAGTATTTCTGAAGGTCATCAAAGATACCAATCCGAATATGGTATCCCTGCCCAAGCGTCCAACTCACTTTCTGTTGTGAACAACACAACCTGGCGCCATAGCAGAGATGATGCACTGCTTGTGGAAGAAGCTAAATTAGTTGGCATTGACCAGCCCAAGAAGCATCTAATTTCTCAGCTCCTCGAAGGGGATGATTACCAACTAAAAGTTGTTTCAGTGGTTGGTATGGGAGGACTTGGCAAAACTACCCTAGTGAAAAGAGTCCATGAGGATCCTGAAGTCAGAAGGCATTTCCCAGTTCGTGCATGGGTAACTGTCTCTCAAACATGTGACTTTCAGGATCTCCTGAAAGACTTGATTCGGCAGTTACACGTGGAAGGGAAGAAACCAGTCCCACAATCGATCGAGTCCATGGCTACCACTGAGCTGAAAAAATTTGTCAAAGGTTTTCTTCAACAAGCTGGAAGGTATGCAATTGTTTTCGATGATGTATGGGATGTGGAATTTTGGAATACCATCAAATTTGTACTGACAGAGAGTAGCCACGGCAACTGTGTCATGCTAACAACTCGAAAAGCTGATGTTGCCTCTGCCTCTTGTACAGAATCTCTAGGTTATATCCACAGAATGGAGCCACTGTCCTTTGAAGATTCGTGGACCCTGTTTTGCAACAAGATCTTTAAGGGAAATAGTTGCCCTGGCCATTTGATGGACGTTGCCAAAGTTATATTGGGTAAATGTGAGGGCTTGCCCCTTGCAATTCTCGCAATCAGTGGGCTTTTGGCTTTGAAAGATGTAAACAGAATAGAGGAATGGGAGATGGTTCGACGCAGTCTTGGGGGCGAATTAGAAGGCACTGGTAAGTTGGACAGAGTTAAAAAGATACTTTCTCTCAGTTATAGTGATTTGCCTTGGCGTCTAAAGACATGCTTGTTGTATTTAAGCATTTATCCAGAGGATTATGAAATAGGATGCCGGAGATTAATTAATTTGTGGATTGCTGAAAGGTTTGTAGAATGGAGAGAAGGAAGGAGTATCGAAGATGTAGCTAGGTGTTATCTTAGTGAACTTGTCAATAGAAGCCTAATTCAATTGACTAAGGTGTTTTACGAAGGATCACCCTACACTTGTCGAATCCATGACCTATTGAGAGAAGTTATTCTTCTCAAGTCAATGGAACAAAACATGGTCACAGTTACTACTGGACAACCAACGATGTGGCCGTCCGACAAGGTACGCCGTCTAGTAGTCCATAGTAGTAGCAGTAACAACACACAGCACCACCAACAAAGACGAAGTTATTGCTTTGACCACCTTCGGTCATTCATTACAGTTGGATCCATGAACCCACTACTATCCAAACCGTTGTTATCTGATGTTTTAAGGAGTAGCAAGTTGTTAAAGgttttggatttggttggtcaaGAGACACAGGAGGAAATACCAAATGAGATTTTCAAGATGTTTCATCTCAACTATCTGAGCCTTTGGGGTACAAGAGTGGAGAGAGTCCCAAAAGCCATCGGGAAGCTTCAACATTTGGAGTATCTGAATTTGGGAGACACTGGAGTTAGGGAATTACCCATAGAAATTCTAAAGTTGCAAAAGCTTCGGGTTGTCAGAGTATATCAACAAGTTGATTCTTTAGATGATGATTATGGATATCACGGATTTAAAGCTCCCTCGAATATGGGAGGGCTTCTTGCCCTAGAATTATTAGACTGCATAGATGTAAGTAGTGGATCTAGAATAATAAAGGAAATAGGAAAGCTGACCCAATTAAGAGAGCTATATATTACAAAGTTGAGAAGAGAAGATGGAAAGGAACTCTGCTGCTCCCTTGCCAACCTCACCAGTCTTCAGAGGTTAAGCATTGCTTCAATTGGAAAAGGTGATGATCATGTGTTAATCGATCTAAATCATCATcatccttctctttcttcttcttcttcttgttcttcttcgTTTCTTCAATCTCTTCATATGCTGATTTTGTATGGCCGCTTGGAAAAGATGCCACAATGGGTAGCTCATCTTCACGGCTTGGTAAGACTAGATTTGAATTGGAGTGGGTTAAGGGGCGAGGAGGATCCGCTTGAATCCCTCCAACATTTGCCCAATTTGAGTATAATTAATTTCTGTGGATCTTACCTGGGAGAAGGGTTGTGTTTCACGGCTGGAGGGTTCCTAAAGCTGAAGCGGTTGCACTTAAAGAGAATGGAAGGGCTgagatggatgagagtggaggagGGTGCATTGCCTCGTCTACAAACACTATTTCTGCAACAACTTCCATTACTAGAGGAGTTACCTTTGGGTATTCATTACTTGAGCCATCTTCAACGGCTATCTTTGTATGAGATGAGTTCTCAACTGAGAGAGAAGCTGTTAGAGGATCAGAAGGAAGAAAGCGAAGATTACAGAAAAATTGCTCACATTCCTGAAATTCTCATTGGTTACTATACAGATGATAGGAAATGGAGACGCCGCAGCTTGtgggaggagaagaagaagaaacataATCATTCCTAG
- the LOC113779273 gene encoding disease resistance protein RPM1-like: MAETVLSFVLRQLSTFLHEEGRLLGGLRREVQFIMDELEQMRAFLREAEAREEDAQPTLQQWIKQVRDAAYDTEDILDEFVARFARHPATGFYGSVRRIFSSIKNLRARHRVASEIQSIKSRIKSISEAHQRYRSEYGISAQASNSLSALNNTTWRYSRDDALLVEEAKLVGIDQPKKRLISQLLRGDDYQLKVVSVVGMGGLGKTTLVKRVHEDPEVRRHFPVRAWVTVSQTCDFQSLLKDLIRQLHEEGQKPVPQSIESMTATELKKFIKDFLQQAGRYAIVFDDVWDVEFWNTIKFALPESSDGGNRVMLTTRKADVASASCTESLGYIHRLEPLSFEDSWTLFCNKIFKGNSCPGHLMDVAKVILGKCEGLPLAILAISGLLALKDLNRTEEWEMVRRSLGGELEGTGKLDRVKKILSLSYSDLPWHLKTCLSYTSIYPENYKIGCHRLINFWIAERFVEWREGMSIEDVAWDYLSELVSRSLIQVTGVFYEGMPEYCRIHDLLREVIVSKSREQNMVTVTTGQPTMWPSEKVRRLVVHSSSSNNTQHQQQRQNYCIDHLRSFITIGSTDPLLFKMLISEISRNSKLLKVLDLRRQEEIPNEIFNLFHLKYLNLYGTRVERIPKAIGKLQHLEYLNLGKTGVRELPMEILKLQKLRFLRVFEPVDPSDDDYGYHGFKAPSNMGGLLALEVLNYIDASSGSTIVKEIGKLTQLRVLGITKLRREDGKELCSSLANLTSLHRLSIESIGKGDDHEIIDLNHHHPSLSSSSFLQSLRMLILRGRLEKMPQWVAHLHGLVRIDLNWSGLKGVEDPLESLQHLPNLVCINFCGSYQEEGLCFKAGGFLMLKDLLLKRMEGLRWMRVEEGALPRLRKLILEQLPLLEELPLGIQHLSHLQQLVLFETSSQLREKLLENQKEESEDYRRIAHIPEILIGYYADDRKWREHQLWGEKKKKRT; the protein is encoded by the exons ATGGCAGAAACTGTTCTCTCTTTTGTGCTGCGTCAACTCTCAACTTTTCTGCACGAGGAGGGACGACTATTGGGAGGGCTTCGGCGAGAGGTCCAATTCATCATGGATGAGTTGGAGCAAATGAGAGCTTTCTTGCGAGAGGCAGAAGCAAGAGAAGAAGATGCTCAAC CCACGCTCCAACAATGGATCAAGCAAGTGCGAGATGCTGCTTATGACACTGAGGACATTCTTGATGAATTTGTAGCTCGCTTTGCTCGGCATCCCGCAACAGGATTCTATGGCTCTGTTCGGAGAATTTTCAGCTCCATCAAGAATTTGAGAGCTCGTCATCGAGTTGCCAGCGAAATACAAAGCATCAAGTCCAGAATCAAAAGTATTTCTGAAGCTCATCAAAGATACCGATCCGAATATGGTATCTCTGCCCAGGCGTCCAACTCCCTTTCTGCTCTGAACAACACAACCTGGCGCTATAGCAGAGATGATGCGCTGCTTGTGGAAGAAGCTAAATTGGTTGGCATTGACCAGCCCAAGAAACGTCTTATTTCTCAGCTCCTCCGAGGGGATGATTACCAACTGAAAGTTGTTTCAGTGGTTGGTATGGGAGGACTTGGCAAAACTACCCTGGTGAAAAGAGTCCATGAGGATCCAGAAGTCAGAAGGCATTTCCCTGTTCGGGCTTGGGTAACTGTCTCTCAAACATGTGACTTTCAGAGCCTCCTGAAAGACTTGATTCGGCAGTTACACGAGGAAGGACAGAAACCAGTCCCACAATCGATCGAGTCTATGACTGCCACTGAGCTGAAAAAAtttatcaaagattttcttcaacaagctGGAAGGTATGCAATTGTTTTTGATGATGTATGGGACGTGGAATTTTGGAATACCATCAAATTTGCACTACCCGAGAGTAGCGACGGCGGCAACCGTGTCATGCTAACAACTCGGAAAGCTGATGTAGCCTCTGCCTCTTGTACAGAATCTCTAGGTTATATCCACAGATTGGAGCCACTGTCCTTTGAAGATTCGTGGACCCTGTTTTGTAACAAGATCTTTAAGGGAAATAGTTGCCCTGGCCATTTGATGGATGTTGCCAAAGTTATATTGGGTAAATGTGAGGGCTTGCCCCTTGCGATTCTTGCAATCAGTGGGCTTTTGGCTTTGAAAGATTTAAACAGAACAGAGGAATGGGAGATGGTTCGACGCAGTCTTGGGGGTGAATTAGAAGGCACTGGTAAGCTGGACAGAGTTAAAAAGATACTCTCTCTTAGTTATAGTGATTTACCTTGGCATCTAAAGACATGTCTGTCGTACACAAGTATCTACCCGGAGAATTACAAAATAGGATGCCATAGACTAATTAATTTTTGGATTGCTGAGAGGTTTGTAGAATGGAGAGAAGGAATGAGTATTGAAGATGTAGCCTGGGATTATCTCAGTGAACTCGTCAGTAGAAGCCTGATTCAAGTGACTGGTGTGTTTTATGAAGGAATGCCCGAATATTGTCGAATCCATGACCTATTGAGAGAAGTTATCGTTTCCAAGTCAAGGGAACAAAACATGGTCACAGTTACTACTGGACAACCAACGATGTGGCCGTCCGAGAAGGTACGCCGTTTAGTAGTCCATAGTAGTAGCAGTAACAATACCCAGCACCAGCAACAAAGACAAAATTATTGCATTGACCACCTTCGGTCGTTCATTACTATTGGATCCACAGACCCGCTACTATTCAAAATGTTGATATCTGAAATTTCACGGAATAGTAAGTTGTTAAAGGTCTTGGATTTGAGACGTCAAGAGGAAATACCAAATGAGATTTTCAACTTGTTTCATCTCAAGTATCTGAACCTATATGGTACGAGAGTGGAAAGAATCCCGAAAGCCATTGGAAAGCTTCAACATTTGGAGTATCTGAATTTGGGTAAAACTGGAGTTAGGGAACTGCCCATGGAAATCCTAAAGCTGCAAAAGCTTCGATTTCTCAGAGTATTTGAACCAGTTGATCCTTCAGATGATGATTATGGATATCATGGATTTAAAGCTCCCTCGAATATGGGAGGGCTTCTTGCCTTAGAAGTATTAAACTACATAGATGCAAGTAGTGGATCCACAATAGTTAAGGAGATAGGAAAGCTGACCCAATTAAGAGTATTAGGTATTACAAAGTTGAGAAGAGAAGATGGAAAGGAGCTCTGCTCCTCCCTTGCCAATCTCACCAGTCTTCATAGATTAAGCATTGAATCAATTGGAAAAGGTGATGATCATGAGATAATCGATCTAAATCATCATCATccatctctttcttcttcttcgtttCTTCAATCTCTTCGTATGCTGATTTTGCGTGGCCGATTAGAAAAGATGCCACAATGGGTAGCTCATCTTCACGGTTTGGTAAGAATAGATTTGAATTGGAGCGGGTTAAAGGGCGTGGAGGATCCGCTTGAATCCCTCCAACATTTGCCCAATTTGGTTTGTATTAATTTCTGTGGATCTTACCAGGAAGAAGGGCTGTGTTTCAAGGCTGGAGGGTTCCTAATGCTAAAGGATTTGCTCCTAAAGAGAATGGAAGGGTTgagatggatgagagtggaggagGGTGCATTGCCTCGTCTCCGAAAACTAATTCTGGAACAACTTCCATTACTGGAGGAATTACCATTGGGTATTCAGCACTTGAGCCATCTTCAACAGCTGGTTTTGTTTGAGACGAGTTCTCAATTGAGAGAGAAGCTGTTAGAGAATCAGAAGGAAGAAAGTGAAGATTACAGAAGAATCGCACACATTCCTGAAATTCTCATTGGTTACTATGCAGATGATAGGAAATGGAGAGAGCACCAGCTATGgggggagaagaagaagaagagaacaTAA